From the genome of Brienomyrus brachyistius isolate T26 chromosome 8, BBRACH_0.4, whole genome shotgun sequence, one region includes:
- the psma5 gene encoding proteasome subunit alpha type-5 → MFLTRSEYDRGVNTFSPEGRLFQVEYAIEAIKLGSTAIGIQTSEGVCLAVEKRITSPLMEPSSIEKIVEIDSHIGCAMSGLIADAKTLIDKARVETQNHWFTYNETMTVESVTQAVSNLALQFGEEDADPGAMSRPFGVALLFGGLDEKGPQLYHMDPSGTFVQCDARAIGSASEGAQSSLQEVYHKSMTLKEAMKSSLTILKQVMEEKLNATNIELATIEPGKTFHMYTKEELEEVIKDI, encoded by the exons ATGTTTTTGACAAGATCGGAGTATGACAG ggGAGTGAACACATTTTCTCCAGAGGGTAGATTGTTCCAGGTGGAGTATGCCATCGAAGCCATCAAG CTCGGCTCAACGGCCATCGGAATCCAGACATCTGAGGGGGTTTGCCTGGCCGTAGAGAAGAGGATAACATCTCCGCTCATGGAGCCCAGCAGCATTGAGAAGATCGTGGAGATCGACTCTCACATTG GCTGCGCCATGAGTGGCTTGATAGCTGATGCGAAGACGCTGATCGACAAAGCGAGAGTGGAGACGCAG AACCATTGGTTTACCTACAATGAGACCATGACAGTGGAGAGCGTCACCCAGGCCGTGTCCAACCTCGCACTGCAGTTCGGGGAAGAGGACGCTGACCCCGGCGCCATG AGCCGGCCCTTTGGTGTAGCACTTCTCTTTGGGGGACTGGATGAGAAAGGTCCCCAGCt GTACCACATGGACCCATCGGGCACCTTTGTGCAATGTGACGCGCGAGCTATTGGCTCTGCCTCCGAGGGTGCCCAGAGCTCACTTCAGGAAGTGTACCACAAG tccATGACGTTAAAAGAAGCAATGAAGTCCTCACTCACCATCCTGAAGCAGGTCATGGAGGAGAAGCTGAACGCAACGAACATTGAG CTTGCCACAATAGAACCAGGGAAGACCTTTCACATGTACACCAAGGAAGAGCTGGAGGAAGTCATCAAAGACATCTAA
- the sypl2a gene encoding synaptophysin-like protein 2a encodes MAGVLQQVTSGLRLDLGPLKEPLGFIRVLEWVFSISAFATTCGYSGTTQVKVTCPGSVEEDINADFQYPFKLLSPSFKIPSCDNGTKLDINLFGDLSSSAEFFVCIGVLGFLYCTFALVLYLGYQHVYRDGTRGPMIDLIVTGVFAFLWLVSSSAWGKALTDIKGFTNPQKLAEFITGLQGFKGVCKPGQNPVMGRLNASVIFGFLNLILWGGNCWFIYKETPFHKPVSPPVIEEGPGSS; translated from the exons ATGGCCGGAGTTCTTCAG CAAGTGACATCGGGACTTCGTCTCGACCTGGGACCTCTGAAAGAGCCATTGGGATTTATTCGCGTACTGGAATGG GTTTTCTCCATATCTGCCTTTGCAACGACTTGTGGATACTCCGGGACCACGCAGGTTAAAGTGACATGTCCAGGATCGGTGGAAGAAGACATCAATGCTGATTTCCAGTACCCATTCAA ACTCCTAAGTCCATCATTCAAGATCCCGAGTTGCGATAATGGCACCAAGTTGGACATCAACCTTTTCGGGGACTTATCATCATCGGCCGAGTTCTTCGTCTGCATCGGCGTGCTCGGCTTCCTGTACTGCACGTTCGCCCTAGTGCTCTACTTGGGCTACCAGCACGTGTACCGTGATGGCACCCGAGGCCCCATGATT GACCTGATTGTGACGGGGGTCTTTGCCTTCCTCTGGCTGGTGTCTTCCTCAGCCTGGGGTAAGGCCTTGACTGACATCAAGGGGTTCACCAATCCGCAGAAACTCGCTGAATTCATAACCGGCTTACAAGGCTTCAAAGGAGTGTGTAAACCTGGGCAGAACCCAGTGATGGGCCGCCTCAACGCCTCCGTG ATCTTTGGATTCCTCAACCTCATcttgtgggggggaaactgtTGGTTCATCTACAAGGAGACACCCTTCCACAAGCCCGTCAGCCCCCCTGTCATTGAGGAGGGACCTGGATCTTCTTAA